One Fundidesulfovibrio soli genomic window carries:
- a CDS encoding YkgJ family cysteine cluster protein has protein sequence MGCGTTAKALTFSWMGSLIKAQAMLEAGVRLSLRQESLLRGSQPACRKRCSACCESPVHRATDLEVAGAVWHLTGANPPGSKAVLARLAEGGGQGCPFLHEGACSVYPMRFLSCRQLVVFGRACAPGEDPSRTRRGDMLTLMRRHALKGYALLLPHMGVEPDLQDPLALEAQVFEATRPACSLRVPDPRAFLAGMDAAASQAALKAARAA, from the coding sequence ATGGGTTGCGGAACTACCGCCAAGGCCTTGACGTTTTCCTGGATGGGAAGCCTGATCAAGGCCCAGGCCATGCTGGAGGCAGGTGTGCGCCTGAGCTTGCGTCAGGAGTCGCTGCTGCGCGGCAGCCAGCCTGCGTGCAGGAAGCGCTGCAGCGCCTGCTGCGAAAGCCCCGTGCACCGCGCCACGGACCTGGAAGTGGCCGGCGCCGTCTGGCACCTGACCGGGGCCAATCCCCCGGGGAGCAAGGCCGTGCTGGCCCGCCTGGCCGAAGGCGGGGGCCAGGGGTGCCCCTTCCTGCACGAGGGGGCCTGCTCGGTGTACCCCATGCGCTTCCTGTCCTGCCGCCAGTTGGTGGTCTTCGGCCGCGCCTGCGCCCCCGGGGAGGACCCGTCCCGCACCCGCCGGGGGGACATGCTCACCCTTATGCGCCGGCACGCCCTGAAGGGCTATGCGCTGCTGCTCCCGCACATGGGCGTCGAGCCCGACCTGCAGGATCCCCTGGCCCTGGAGGCGCAGGTGTTCGAGGCCACGCGCCCGGCTTGCTCCCTGCGCGTGCCCGACCCCCGCGCGTTCCTGGCCGGTATGGACGCGGCCGCCTCGCAGGCGGCGCTCAAGGCCGCCCGCGCCGCCTAG
- a CDS encoding histidine kinase dimerization/phosphoacceptor domain -containing protein has protein sequence MTESPQAVKPPPERVLCIDDDSSIRESISAYLSDVGYSVETAPNGDTGLKILEHTPFDAVLLDLSMPGVSGLEVLDQTTRSHPTLPVIVISGTGNVHDVIAALRLGAWDFLTKPIEDLDLLHYVLRRSVERSRLRQENERYRLRLESLVEERTLALSEEVRERRLAEEALRKSLHEKEVLLKEVHHRVKNNLQVVSSLLSLQALRHDDPRLNECLLDSQTRVRAMALVHEKLYNSEDLSRVDLGSYLDRLTHFLLQTYSHTGLTITPDIACDPVSLPVDTAIPCGLILNELISNCLKHAFSDRGEGVITLRLLREGEMINLRVDDNGKGLPQGFQLGRVDTLGLQLVYNLTQQLKASLHVAGLDPGTSFQLSFRHPEPPAA, from the coding sequence ATGACTGAATCCCCCCAGGCCGTGAAGCCGCCCCCTGAGCGCGTGCTCTGCATCGACGACGATTCGTCCATACGCGAGAGCATCAGCGCCTATCTCTCCGACGTGGGCTACTCCGTCGAGACTGCCCCCAACGGCGACACGGGCCTTAAAATCCTTGAGCACACCCCGTTCGACGCCGTGCTGCTCGACCTCTCCATGCCGGGCGTCAGCGGCCTGGAGGTGCTGGACCAGACCACCCGGTCCCACCCCACCCTGCCGGTAATCGTCATCTCGGGAACCGGCAACGTCCACGACGTCATCGCCGCCCTGCGCCTGGGCGCGTGGGACTTTCTGACCAAGCCCATCGAAGACCTGGACCTGCTGCATTACGTGCTGCGACGCAGCGTGGAGCGCTCCCGCCTGCGCCAGGAGAACGAGCGCTACCGGCTGCGCCTGGAATCCCTGGTGGAGGAACGCACCCTGGCCCTCTCCGAGGAGGTTCGCGAACGCCGGCTGGCCGAGGAGGCCCTGCGCAAATCCCTGCACGAGAAGGAAGTGCTCCTCAAGGAAGTGCACCACAGGGTCAAAAACAATTTGCAGGTGGTCTCCAGCCTGCTTTCCCTTCAGGCCCTGCGTCACGACGATCCCCGCCTCAACGAGTGCCTGCTGGACAGCCAGACCAGGGTCCGGGCCATGGCCCTGGTTCACGAGAAACTGTACAACTCCGAGGACCTGAGCCGCGTGGACCTGGGCAGCTACCTGGACCGCCTTACGCACTTCCTGCTGCAGACATACAGCCACACCGGCCTGACCATCACGCCGGACATCGCCTGCGACCCCGTGTCCCTGCCAGTGGACACGGCCATCCCCTGCGGGCTCATCCTGAACGAGCTGATCTCCAACTGCCTCAAGCACGCCTTCAGCGACCGCGGGGAGGGCGTGATCACCCTGCGGCTGCTCCGCGAGGGGGAGATGATCAACCTTCGTGTCGACGACAACGGGAAGGGCCTGCCCCAGGGCTTCCAGCTCGGGCGGGTGGACACCCTGGGCCTGCAGCTGGTGTACAACCTGACCCAGCAGCTCAAGGCCAGCCTCCACGTTGCGGGGCTCGACCCGGGCACATCCTTCCAGCTGAGCTTCCGCCACCCCGAGCCTCCCGCAGCCTGA
- a CDS encoding C40 family peptidase, protein MPCTTPLAPWMSVRTLLVVAILLTTTACGSKQYSSKQVLADDTNSTESITASFEPASPFLRMGGNQFCTLPVPSVVAGTKNPFDLVSMSGSTTNQRLLALAFSQIGTLYRPGGTEPSTGFDCSGFTTWVYSKLGVNLPRSSREQFQEGKVIAKSQLRKGDLVFFGNKHRITHVGIYLEDNKFIHSSSSGDTVKISSLDEPTWERKYTGARRVF, encoded by the coding sequence ATGCCCTGCACCACACCCCTTGCCCCCTGGATGAGCGTCCGCACCTTGCTTGTGGTCGCCATCCTACTCACCACAACCGCCTGCGGATCGAAACAGTACTCCAGCAAACAAGTCCTCGCCGACGACACAAACTCCACCGAATCCATCACCGCCAGCTTCGAACCTGCCTCCCCCTTCCTGCGCATGGGCGGCAACCAGTTCTGCACCCTCCCTGTGCCCAGCGTCGTTGCGGGAACCAAGAATCCCTTCGATCTCGTCAGCATGAGCGGCTCAACCACCAACCAGCGGCTGCTGGCCCTGGCCTTCAGCCAGATCGGCACGCTCTACCGCCCCGGCGGCACAGAGCCCTCCACCGGGTTCGACTGCTCCGGTTTCACCACCTGGGTCTACAGCAAGCTCGGCGTGAACCTGCCCCGCAGCTCCCGCGAGCAGTTCCAGGAAGGCAAAGTGATCGCCAAAAGCCAGCTGCGAAAAGGCGACCTGGTCTTCTTCGGCAACAAGCACCGCATCACCCACGTCGGCATCTACCTTGAAGACAACAAGTTCATCCACAGCTCCAGTTCCGGCGACACCGTCAAGATTTCCAGCCTGGACGAACCCACCTGGGAGCGCAAGTACACCGGCGCGCGCCGGGTGTTCTAG
- a CDS encoding sialidase family protein has product MPSIASDTGRHVTIDRRPGQYLSFPDVCLTDAGTLVCVYRQGDQHVATRFDLLNCTSHDLGRTWTKPRYLVPGVGHCPRMTRLPGGKLMIIDDQSQSTFVSMDDGAIFLRQSCAGSYIPIPDRVLPLRPDLYLTTGHTHQGESAPPKIRQAPSMQMVYASRNQGGAWQPYSVMVFDPNLVLCEASMTRLEDGRLLAILRENSFVHEPMYICTSDDEGVSWTPPRPTPLIGHRPCIGLTPSGRLLVTYRNVAPDGGTAAWMGSLEELDTDYAVHGLHPDTDNPRPTPQGLLVENEAGRESCLRYCLRPMTDPERARATLSAEVLVESAQQNACALYFCGWWRLTPEALLPPAPDAAPTALERGKPVRLTLRHSPGEVRAEVNGEHAGTYPVDSRRAEARPILVGNANTREHNGGRHFWRSLSLSVTEPRYERDYTWSWEHTQGHPDAWAQARVLEMANDREANFGDYGYSGWTALPDGRYFCAYHHAASAEPGYEPGRSCHIRGTWLEDSDFTPQPPREGP; this is encoded by the coding sequence ATGCCCAGCATCGCCAGCGACACCGGCCGCCATGTGACCATCGACCGGCGGCCCGGACAGTACCTGTCTTTCCCCGACGTTTGCCTCACGGACGCGGGCACCCTTGTCTGCGTCTACCGCCAGGGCGACCAGCACGTGGCCACCCGCTTCGACCTGCTCAACTGCACCAGCCACGACCTGGGCCGCACCTGGACCAAGCCCCGCTACCTGGTGCCCGGCGTGGGCCACTGCCCGCGCATGACCCGGCTGCCCGGCGGCAAGCTGATGATCATCGACGACCAGTCCCAGAGCACCTTCGTGAGCATGGACGACGGGGCCATCTTCCTGCGCCAGTCCTGCGCGGGCAGCTACATCCCCATCCCGGATCGCGTGCTGCCCCTGCGGCCGGACCTCTATCTGACCACCGGCCACACCCATCAGGGCGAATCGGCCCCCCCGAAGATCCGGCAGGCCCCCTCCATGCAGATGGTCTACGCCTCGCGCAACCAGGGCGGGGCGTGGCAGCCATACTCCGTCATGGTCTTCGACCCCAACCTCGTGCTCTGCGAGGCCTCCATGACACGCCTGGAGGACGGCAGGCTGCTGGCCATCCTGCGCGAGAACTCCTTCGTGCATGAGCCCATGTACATCTGCACGAGTGACGACGAGGGCGTCTCCTGGACGCCGCCCCGGCCCACGCCCCTCATCGGGCACCGGCCCTGCATCGGCCTCACGCCCTCCGGGCGGCTGCTGGTCACGTACCGCAACGTGGCTCCCGACGGGGGCACCGCCGCCTGGATGGGCTCCCTGGAGGAACTCGACACGGACTACGCCGTGCACGGCCTGCACCCGGACACGGACAACCCGCGACCGACCCCGCAGGGTTTGCTGGTGGAGAACGAGGCCGGGCGCGAGTCCTGCCTGCGCTACTGCCTGCGGCCCATGACCGACCCGGAGCGCGCCCGCGCCACCCTCTCGGCGGAAGTGCTGGTGGAATCCGCGCAGCAGAACGCCTGCGCCCTGTATTTCTGCGGCTGGTGGCGGCTGACGCCCGAAGCCCTGCTGCCCCCCGCGCCTGACGCCGCACCCACCGCCCTTGAGCGCGGGAAGCCGGTGCGGCTGACGCTGCGCCACTCCCCGGGCGAGGTCCGGGCCGAGGTGAACGGAGAACACGCCGGGACCTACCCCGTGGACTCCCGCCGCGCCGAGGCCAGGCCCATCCTTGTCGGCAACGCCAACACCCGCGAGCACAACGGCGGGCGGCACTTCTGGCGCAGCCTGTCCCTGAGCGTCACGGAACCGCGTTACGAGCGTGATTACACCTGGAGCTGGGAGCACACCCAGGGCCACCCGGACGCCTGGGCCCAGGCCAGGGTGCTTGAGATGGCCAACGACCGCGAGGCCAACTTCGGGGATTACGGCTACTCGGGATGGACCGCTCTGCCCGACGGCCGCTATTTCTGCGCCTACCATCACGCGGCCAGCGCCGAGCCCGGGTACGAGCCGGGCCGCAGCTGCCACATCCGCGGAACATGGCTTGAGGATTCCGATTTCACCCCCCAACCGCCGAGAGAGGGACCATGA
- a CDS encoding acyltransferase family protein: protein MSSEAPAKRKTLGQIEVMRALAVTGIFLYHLWSDVPKAGTENPFGSWFGVLLSQGWMGVILFNIVTGFVLTLPFAGPAGRPMPSYFQFMRHRLLRICPNYYIGLVFWTLVAIIAGKGGAALLSSFVQHALFVHTLNPAVFFDIVPAYWWMGLLAQFYLAYPLLWRLFTKFGPKKAALLLCGGCWGLWALLEVLAKLMPGSTFAMCNYLFYFNLPYRLGEFALGMYLCALWRDPVANPVLSQGLSVGVAFKRMRRLAVAGFALLVGWGWLVGIPGPVLLVTHLYWLAVVFCGGAAIFFMDSMDSLGVWKPVSAYAGLSYSIYLMHQPILAYASEWVRPQMEPFPAFIFLTGVCGLASVLVAMITDKAVARINEVIG from the coding sequence ATGAGCAGTGAAGCACCCGCCAAGCGCAAGACCCTGGGCCAGATCGAGGTCATGCGCGCCCTGGCCGTAACAGGCATCTTCCTTTACCACCTCTGGTCCGACGTTCCCAAGGCGGGCACCGAGAACCCCTTCGGCTCCTGGTTCGGCGTGCTGCTCAGCCAGGGCTGGATGGGCGTGATCCTGTTCAACATCGTCACTGGCTTCGTGCTCACCCTGCCCTTCGCGGGTCCGGCCGGGCGGCCCATGCCCTCCTACTTCCAGTTCATGCGCCACCGCCTGCTGCGCATCTGCCCGAACTACTACATCGGGTTGGTGTTCTGGACGCTGGTGGCCATCATCGCGGGCAAAGGCGGCGCGGCCCTGCTGAGCTCCTTCGTGCAGCACGCGCTGTTCGTGCACACGCTGAACCCCGCCGTGTTCTTCGACATCGTGCCCGCCTACTGGTGGATGGGCCTGCTGGCGCAGTTCTACCTGGCCTACCCCCTGCTCTGGAGGCTGTTCACGAAGTTCGGCCCCAAGAAGGCGGCCCTGCTGCTGTGCGGCGGCTGCTGGGGCCTGTGGGCCTTGTTGGAGGTGCTGGCCAAGCTGATGCCCGGCTCCACCTTCGCCATGTGCAACTACTTGTTCTACTTCAACCTGCCCTACCGCCTGGGCGAGTTCGCCCTGGGCATGTACCTCTGCGCCCTCTGGCGGGACCCTGTGGCCAACCCCGTGCTCTCGCAGGGCCTGAGCGTGGGCGTTGCCTTCAAGCGCATGCGGCGCCTGGCCGTGGCCGGCTTCGCGCTGCTGGTGGGCTGGGGCTGGCTGGTGGGCATCCCCGGACCGGTGCTGCTGGTGACGCACCTGTACTGGCTGGCGGTGGTGTTCTGCGGCGGGGCGGCGATCTTCTTCATGGACAGCATGGACAGCCTGGGCGTGTGGAAGCCCGTGAGCGCGTACGCGGGTCTTTCCTACAGCATCTACCTGATGCACCAGCCCATCCTGGCCTACGCTTCGGAGTGGGTGCGGCCCCAGATGGAGCCCTTCCCGGCGTTCATATTTCTGACGGGCGTGTGCGGGCTGGCCTCCGTGCTGGTGGCCATGATCACGGACAAGGCCGTGGCGCGCATCAACGAAGTGATCGGCTAG